From the genome of Strix uralensis isolate ZFMK-TIS-50842 chromosome 6, bStrUra1, whole genome shotgun sequence:
ACTGGTCTGCCAATGTGCAGGAAATGACAAAGAGAAGTTAAATGGGTCCATTTTAACACACTGAATGCAAATCGGCAATTTGTCAGATGCACATCAAATTCTACATTATCTCTGGTTTTCAGTCATTAATGTGTTCTTATATTTAAAGCTAACATGCAGTATTTAATTTTACTCACTATTGCTtctaagaatttaaaatttagCCTTCAAGAGTCACAGTAGCTTAGACTAGATCTAGTAGAATTTTGTCTGGGAAATGTATAGTTTTACACTGACTgggtattttattattttcccaaCTTAAAAATATTCCCCCAATATATCTTATTAGATAATCTGCCTTCTAGTACAGTTCCTCAGTACAGCACTTAGGTATGGAAGTGAATTTTTAAggagatggtttaaaaaaaagggcaatttttgtgaagctttttttttttttctccctcccttttggTTTTTATGGCACTTATGAATGAATTTGTAGAGAAGAGTTTATAGACTTCTGGAAGTTTTAATGGTTTGAATTTGTACTATTCAGCATTTCTGCTGTTACCAAGAGTAAGTAATTTGTGGggaggctttcttttttttgagaattcAATAAATGTCTCAGTGTCttcattcagaaaatgttatatatattttttcttgttattctgtATCTCTTATTTTTACAACCATTTATGTTCACCTTTACAGGTACTACAAATATTTTGGCCCATACTCTCTATGGTATTAAGCATGCAGTGACTGCAACGTTGCACATTGTAATgggtaaatatttttatatccattaacagattttaaatactAAAGCAGCATTTAGAGTTTGCCATAACCACTTGTTTAATAAAGGCATAGTATTATGCTCTATTACTGTAAGCTACGTCGTAAGACTTTTAAACCCAAAtgattttttcctgatttatagCATACTGGAAAGGTTATGATTCTTTGAGTATAGTTCAGTAGCAAAGGTTGTGGACCTCATCTCCTGATAACTAAAATCTGCCATGGAATAATGTCTGATTTTGGCATTCATGCCCTATTACTGATGTTATTTTAACACAAAAAGTAACCTTTTCCAGACTTGATTGTATGAATAGtgttactctgtgtgtgtgtgtgtgttattacGTCATGATTGGCTGCCTAATCACTTGATTATTTTAATGTGCCTGCTGAAGACAATAGGAAATATACAATACTTTCAGTCTGAGGAAGTGGTTAGGATTGGATTTTTCAGGAGAGTATTGTTGTATTTCTGAGAATGTATCAGTCATCTTTTTAGCTCCAtgtgcatttcttttaaatactaaCAGTTTCTATAAGAAAGCTTTGTTGGTAGAAAAAACTGTATCACTTGCCATTTGGTCTGCACAGTAAATAGGTTTTTGcatgtgaaaatgtatttatgcTAAAAGGAAGAACTCAGTTGCTAGTGCAAACCTTATTTTCAGGTCTTAGGAAATAGCAAATACTTAGTTGAGCAATTTTAGTATTCCtcccaaagcaatttttctttaggaccctatttttttttttccaaatgaaaaaagagaataatGGAGAAGGTCCACTTTGAGTATCGATTTTCTAGACCTTGCAGTCAGCAGTGGAAGAGCCTTTGCTCTATTTCTTAAATAGTAATACACCAGCCTTTACAGGTAAAATCTAAAACTATCTTTTTAATCAGAGAAACTCAATCTAATGGAAACCACCTGGGttctattacagaaaaaaaattatatacccTATCTTGAACAAAATTAGATGTCTAAATTCTATAACTgtaaacataaatatatttaaaactgatATTTCAGAGTTCCCATATCTCCTCTGGTACAATGTTCAGTCATTACAAATATCTGGTGAAATGGTTGCAAATATTTATGTAGcaatattacattttctttgataGTAATTGTTGAAAATTTGCTTAGAATTAAGTCAGACCCTTTGCAGCCTGATGAAGTAGCTGAATTTTTGCCATAAGTTTTTTAACATTTGGAAGCATATGAACTTTGTTCTCCAAAATGACTATTTTATAAAGTCCTAATTATATTTGGATTGATTCTGGTTTCCATTAGTAAAACTTGACTTCATAAAGTTAGGGAAGAGTCTGGAGTTTTTTCCCCACAGCTAAATTAGGTGAAAAAGAAATGGTAAATTGTACTCCGTTTGAAATACAGATGTTATTTGTAATTTCTGGTCTTTAACTTTGAAATTTTAGGACATATTCAACCGGTAGATGTCTGTACTTTCAGTTCTCCAAGCAAGCTGTTGAGGTTTGGGTTCTCAGCTATGTTTGGTTTTGGTGCAAGGACTCTAGCTTTGGCTGAAAAACACCGTTGGATGCCCTCCAATCAGCGGAAGGATTTTGCTTTTATCAAAACACTGGCAGAACTTAAGTATGCCATGAGCTGTTATATTTTTCtagtatttctcattttcttgaagaaaatgcaATAATTAATGTAGTAAAAATATAGACAGTAGTTTAGCTGTCTTGACTACTTAATTGCAGACAGATTTAACTCAGATGTGATATATAGCCCTCTTACAAGTTAAAGAGGAGATAAATTCTGTATATTCAGCATCTCATTAAAATCATCTTAACTTAGATGAAAGTCTGTCTAGCAGTCAGAATATTGGTTTACATGATAGTAAATATCAATACTTTTCTAGGCCAGAGGAATGTGAATTATCATTTCTGCCTCTACAAATTCCACAGGAAGACTCTCATGAGAATGACAGGTAAGTAAAATTGAGTCAAACAATTCCAAAGCCACAAAAATATGAGTCTTTGAAGATAAAATTGTACAAATTCTTAATTTTGTTCAAATTTGATCATCAGGTAAAACAGtcttaaaaaacctaaaaaacttaTTTTGACAACTGCAAACTTGTCTACTTTGTATAACGTTCCCCGTAGACTACAGAGGATTTGTTACAAAGCAGTCTTCCACTCAATGTTATTGGTTTGTTCAGTTCCATTGATATCTTACTTATTTTTCTAAGGTAGATGTTGTTTGAATGtgctaaaattactttaaattattttacctACATGTTTCTACCcttttagaaagaagaaagagaaaactaaaaaaaagggTGAGTGTTTGCTTTTATGATTATTTAAAAGTGAACTGTGGCTGGTTAAACTGGAGTATTACAGAATTACTCTATTATATTTAGGTAGCAAGGATCAATGGCACAAAATTCAGGGTCACTTCCTGAATGTGAGCATTATGGCAATCCCTTGTCTGTGTTCAATGGCACCAAGAGGCTTGGCACCTAATACGAGGTCAGTAGGGGTTTAGAGAATTAGTCATGTCTATAAATTCTGACATCTTACCTTAAGACCTTGGCTTTTCTGAGAATACGAGCCCGTGTTTAGGTAGTCTAGACCCTCTGGAATGGGGGAGGGAGCATGGACTGCAGTAGACTAGATAATCCCAGGAATTGTAATCAGTTTTAGATCAGGCAAATAAGGTCAAGCAGTCTAACTAGAATAATGAGAGGATAATTGCTGTGATTAAATTAGTTGGCAAGTCTGAATTAAGTAGTAGTCATGGAGCAGTCATCTGTCATAGGATTTGGCTATATGTAGAAACTTcattcttggattttattttgttttttcaaatataaagGTGCCCCTCATCTTCTGCTTTACAGCCAGCAAAAATGAAGTATGAATCTTTCTTCTGTTAAGAAGAACTGAAATTCACACttgtcttctgccttttttttttctttcttttttcccccctgaattTAGGAAATGCAGCTTCTACATGTAGGATTTTGGGAAACAAATGAGTATGTTGGTTGATGACATTAACTCATTTTGCCTTTAGCTTATTGTCATAGCATGCTTTGTGGTGATCAAAACAGTTATCAGGTGATAAATATTTGTACTTGATGTATCCCGTTGACAATTAAGCAGAATAGCAAGTACAAACTTTGTAGTTGTACATGAAATACAATACACTCCCTCAACAAAGAATTCAGAAactcatatatatatgtgtgtgtgtgtatgtatatctatttaaaaaagcaacaaacagcaCTGAGGGAAGTTTATGGAATGagtctgttttatttcatttgattaTCATTAGGTGAAAATAGATGTGCCTTAGAATTgatcagatatttttcttcaaaatcactGGCTGATTTGGTGGAATTTGACTTCTTGGTAACAATgtagaaacaaatgtttttgatGAAACTTATTGAGAAGTTTTCTTTGCTACAGGGGTCATGCTAAGATTCATATACCTCAAGATAGTGCCCTGATTCTGTCTCCTCTTAGGAACTTACTCTGTTCAGCATTTAGTGTGTTATTATACCAGTCAGTAGCAAAACTCTGACAAGAAatgacaaaattattctttttcagatttgctttctctttccgTCTGTTCTGGCACCTGTTTCTCAGTGACAGGGAACTTTATGACAACTCCATGCAATTATTGCAGGTTTGAATGAGCCTGTTTCTCCCACAGTGTAGTTGCTCAGTGGATCCCTCTATCCTTTCATACAAGGGCAtcctttttttcatctctttaaaaataatcttaggAGTGCAATCAGCTAGTAGGGTAGGAAGAGTAAACTCTTCAGACAGGTAGCTTCTCAACTGTAAGGCTTTTCAATACAGGAAACAAATGTTGCACTAATTGTTACAGACTCTAGACCCATTATGGAAGCATCAGCTAAACTCAGCTAGGTTTCTTCACTCTGTCCTATTTTCCCCAAGAGGTTTTTGCCATGTAAAGACATTTGAAGTGGAATGAAAGGTTTGACTGCTGCCTGTAACTCTAGTTATACTAGTGTAAATTTGCAGAAACATGTCAAGATATGTTTAACTGTCTACGCTGTGTGAGCCATGTGGGACATTTGTTTCTCACAGCATAGGTGTTGTGCTTTGGTGCAGATGGGACTTTCAAGAGAATTATTGAGAATTCTTAGTCATCTCTGAAGATAAAAGGCCACAGTGCCAAATGCATTGTCCAGTAGCCTGCTGTGCTCTTTTGTTGCAGCAAATGTGATAAGGAGGCAACTTTTTCAATTACACCATCACTGTTTTCTAAATCAGCAGAGTAGTGCTATGTCAGGTGCCTTGTTTAATGGTTATGTAAAAATTATCTTCCTAGACTGTGCTGTATTGTAGTCTGAGAACATTCCTGATGCAGTTGTTCAGTAGCCAGAGAACTATGAGTGGGGAGAGATCCGTGGTGGTAGGctggaagtatttttttttaacattcttaaCATATTTTCCAAGCATACatgctgaataaataaatatacatgtacatatatatgtacacatatatattcaGAAGATATATGAAGTACATCATCTCTATATAGAATACAATCTCAGCAGTGATTGTCATGTTCATCAGATATTCTTGTTGAACATTGATTTGCTTCTATAACTTTAATGGGACTTAGGCATGACTGCATTGAGATTCAGGTTGTTAGCTTCTGCAGCAAGGTTCAGTTGCGTTAAGGAATCTGTGAACTGATACTTGCTCATTGTCAGACCCAAATTCTCAAAGATGCTAAAATATCAGTGGTGACTGGATACCTAGGAGCATTGAATATCTGCACTGTAGGGTCTCTTCTTGATTAATCTCTGGTATATGACTGTTTTGTACAAAATTCCATTGCTTTTTAACTTTTATGTGCTTTGTGAAATATGTAAGTAGAACTGCAGTGAGAACTGCTAAGAGAGTTTGAATAGCGGTAGCGTTGAAGATCAGGATCTTTGTTAGGGCAGCATGAGTGTTAATGGTGGAGGTGAATGACCCACCTGCACTGGGTTATGTGATGGGGATGTGCTTACATAAATCATGGAAATGGTTTCTTGGTAAAGCTCTGCCTCATGGCATTTATGGTAATCATTATACTTTGCtagagagaaaagtgaaaagatAAATTTATGATCCCCAATGTTTAAAAACCATCTGTTAAgtagaaaagctatttttttaaattatatgtattATGTTCAATACATTATGGATATTGATAAGGGAGTACAATTTTATTATTACAGTGTATGTTATAAATATATCGATACTAAATGACCTCAATTGCATAGTTTATATTGATCTAGGGGAAGGTGGTGgcaaaaagatttaaaacaacATTGAGACTATTCTGTTAATGTACtcttgttagctttttttttaaaaaaatctagactATTGAAGAGCCTATGAAACTTCCAAATTAATGAATTTTCCTTTGGGAACTAAATTGGTCTGCTTTTCAGGTTGAATAATGGAAGCATGGCTCTTATTGCTGTACAAAATACTTCTCGAACAGAGTTtataaaacatctgaaaagataTGCCAGCATGAAAAACCAGGTACTGTTAATTTGTTTCTGGTGAttataaaaagaacatttaatcGTAAAGGTAGACATGCTGCAAGAGTTAACGTTAGCGTCCTTGTAAGAAGACTTAGCTTCTTGTCAGAATACATTAGCCCCCTTTTATTctgagtttttttttcttaaatcactaGACTAATACCGATTAGCCTATTTCAGCccatctgttgtggtttaaattGTATTTGTGTGGTACCATAGTTTTATGGGTGTAAAGCCCTTTCACCACAATAAAGGCAATGCATGCTGTGTTTAACTTTTGTGTAGTACAGAGATGAAGAATGCAGACTGGGGTGGGGGGCATCATGCAGCTCTTTGTCAGAAACAGGTAAAGTCCATAATTTCAGCAGACCACTGCATGCTGTGCTGGTAGCAAAGGATTATCACCACTGATTTTTAGCAGGTATGCATTCCATCTAGTAACGAACGCTTGCACAACTGCATTTCAAGATTGTGGTCATTATTCTGtctctaaagagaaaaatgaagcatCCAGACACAATGCCTTATTGCTGTCCTATATATCCGATGCATAGCCTCAGCAAACTGGTGCTCATTTACATGTGTCAGGATTATGTGAAATCACTTTTACAAGGAGGTTTAGGTTTGAATTGGTCAACAGTCAGAGTCTGGGGGAGAGGTGGATGATAATTCCATGTGACAGCACTAAGGCTGCATTTAGGAAATAGTTTATGCTTTCCAGTTATGCTTTTGGAAGAaggctttgcttttctctctgcctttgtAATTAGAAATTAGACAAGGAGATGTGGACCCTCCTTTAAACTTAAGATGACAATTTACTAGAATCCTAACTAGACTTGTTTAGGACAGGATTACTGGTAATGATGAACAGAGCACACGAAAAAAGCTGCTTAGACTTGCACATATTCTGAAAGCACGTGCCATTTTGGTGTGTGTAAGATACGCCCTCACCTGTAGACTGAGCAAGTCTGATATGGGAATGCAACTGGAACACTACCATTTTTGATGAGGCACTATTTAGGATAAAAGCAGCATGTTAATCTATAAATGCTAGCCAGAATATATAATGCCTCATGTGGTCAAAGCTCGAGTTAAGTGTTCCCATttacttaaaacagaaaaaaaaagcaagctttttaaTTTCAAGTAATCCAGTTTGTTGCTAAGCTACCACCTATATCTTTCATCTTCATTTAATATCTGTCTTGTGTTTGGTTTAGTTCAATTTTCCCTTTGTTGAGACCTATACAGTTCAAGAAGTAAAAGTACAACCAAGGCTTAAAAGTGGGCTTGATGCCAATGAAGATACGTATTTGaatgctgcttctgcagaaggaAATCACCCTTGGAATATAGATGGAGACTTAATGAAAGAAGCATCAGAAGTTCATGTTCGGTAAGGCTAAGCGTTACGTTTATGGACTGTACACCTGTAACAGATTAGTACTGCAATCTTAGATGTATTACATCTGTATATAATACAGATGACACCAAAATTGGGTGTTGTAAATGCTGTAAGAATAGTGCCATTGTGCAGTGCAAAGCCTGGCCCTTTTGCCATTGTTTGGGCCTCTGCCCTGTTGCCTTGTGCCCATCTTTGGAAAGGTTTGTTATGACCCACATGGCTTTTCCTTTCTAGTGCTTCATCAGCTTCCGGCTCCACTTCTTTCTACCTGTTACTTCACCCTTTTGTTTCTTAGAGGAGAACAGATGTATATAAAAGTCTGTGACTCCCGGGAGGAGCTTCTTTTGGGATGAGGATTCCTGCTTGGAAAGCAGTGTGTGTAAGCTGTAATAAAAACATGTAGTTGTTCAATTGTGGGAAACTTAGTGCTGCTTGAGAACAGTTTCCATCTCCAGGATATAAGAAAGAGACTATAAATGCACAGGGAAATAGGAGGGTTATCAGGGAATTAAATGGGCGGTGGCTCATTCTTCTGCAACACACACAGGATGAGCTGAAAGCGCAGAGTTGGAGTAACAGTCTGGTATGTAAAATAAAAGGCAGATCATATTACAGGATATGTAATATATACTTCTGAAGATGACCGTATAGGAACTGTCAAAATGTAATTCACCTGATTTTATTCCATACAGCAATTCATACATATTTGTTCTTCCCCCCCGAACCTCAAAAAGTGGCACACCCATTGCAAGAGTTAATGAAACTGATAGTTTGACTTCCTCACTTCACAGGGTGCATCCTCAACTGATTAATCTCTATGGTGTGAACACTGATGACCTGGAGACTTCCCAAGCAACATGCAGTTGCATATAGAAGGGACGCACTACAAGTTCTGCGTCGAAGAATCCTTTTCTCACCTCTATGCAGAGCTTTCCGAGGTCCCAGTCTTTCACTCACTGAATTCAGTTGTTGTAGCAGAAGCTTAACGGGGATGTTtgtaatatttctggttttcaatTTTTATCAAGTTATATATTTTTATCAGGTTGTATTTAACTGTAAAGAA
Proteins encoded in this window:
- the CERKL gene encoding ceramide kinase-like protein isoform X2, coding for MKDVFSVKLKRRRFVGQKKGGTLLGITVFKCLNKKENKLTDYAVHLNNLSEDHCHLWFRHLKEILNGFQNRPKSLKVFVNPSSHRREATRVYYDQVAPLFKLADIKTDVTVTEYEGHALSVLKECELQAFDGVVCVGGDGSVSEVAHGLLLKAQIDAGKDTDYIPTPVRAPVPLGVIPAGTTNILAHTLYGIKHAVTATLHIVMGHIQPVDVCTFSSPSKLLRFGFSAMFGFGARTLALAEKHRWMPSNQRKDFAFIKTLAELKPEECELSFLPLQIPQEDSHENDRKKKEKTKKKGSKDQWHKIQGHFLNVSIMAIPCLCSMAPRGLAPNTRLNNGSMALIAVQNTSRTEFIKHLKRYASMKNQFNFPFVETYTVQEVKVQPRLKSGLDANEDTYLNAASAEGNHPWNIDGDLMKEASEVHVRVHPQLINLYGVNTDDLETSQATCSCI